One segment of Candidatus Eisenbacteria bacterium DNA contains the following:
- a CDS encoding LLM class flavin-dependent oxidoreductase, translating to MQIGIDSFAAAYTESGLKVSASERLLNLVEQIEHAEQVGLDVFGIGEHHRREYLDSAPAMILAAAATRTQRIRLTSAVTVLSAIDPVRAFQSFATLDLLSKGRAEMVVGRGSFIDAFPLFGLDLDDYDSLFAENLDLLLKIRENEHVTWSGKHRPRLTGQGVYPRPVQNPLPIWLGVGGTPKSFARAGALGLPLMVAIIGGEPRRFRPLIDLYRETGQQAGHSLDRLKVGVHSLGYVAKTSKEAADDFFPGYALAIASVAKERGWGPVTRAGFDSQLGPHGALLIGSPDEVLEKILRHSEALGGISRITFQMNASSLPHDKLMKAIEAIGTHVAPGLHKDG from the coding sequence GTGCAAATCGGGATCGATAGCTTCGCAGCGGCCTACACCGAGAGCGGCCTCAAGGTCAGCGCCTCGGAACGTCTGCTAAATTTGGTCGAGCAGATCGAGCATGCCGAGCAGGTGGGGTTGGACGTATTCGGGATCGGCGAGCACCACCGCCGCGAGTACCTCGACTCCGCCCCGGCTATGATTCTCGCAGCAGCCGCCACGCGAACGCAGCGGATCCGCCTCACGAGCGCCGTGACGGTTCTGAGCGCCATCGATCCGGTACGGGCGTTTCAGAGCTTCGCCACGCTCGATCTCCTCTCCAAGGGCCGAGCGGAGATGGTCGTCGGTCGGGGTTCCTTCATCGACGCGTTTCCGTTGTTCGGCCTGGACTTGGACGACTACGACTCGCTCTTCGCCGAGAACCTTGATTTGCTTCTGAAGATTCGCGAGAACGAGCACGTCACGTGGTCGGGCAAGCACCGACCGCGTCTGACGGGCCAAGGCGTCTACCCCAGACCGGTCCAGAATCCGCTCCCGATTTGGCTAGGGGTTGGCGGGACACCAAAATCGTTCGCCCGCGCCGGCGCGCTCGGGCTGCCTCTGATGGTCGCCATCATCGGCGGTGAGCCGCGGCGTTTTCGGCCTCTCATCGATCTTTACCGGGAGACCGGACAGCAGGCGGGGCACTCGCTTGACCGGTTGAAGGTCGGAGTTCATTCTCTGGGGTATGTGGCCAAGACGTCAAAAGAGGCGGCGGACGACTTCTTTCCCGGCTACGCTCTCGCCATCGCCAGTGTCGCGAAGGAGCGCGGATGGGGTCCGGTTACTCGGGCCGGCTTCGACTCCCAGCTTGGTCCCCATGGGGCGCTGCTGATCGGCAGCCCTGATGAAGTGTTGGAAAAGATCCTTCGACACAGCGAAGCGCTTGGAGGCATCTCCCGCATCACCTTCCAAATGAACGCGTCCTCCTTGCCTCATGACAAGCTAATGAAAGCCATCGAGGCGATCGGCACTCACGTCGCTCCCGGGCTGCACAAAGATGGCTGA
- a CDS encoding MFS transporter gives MPLTTIRGHLGTTFRALRHRNFRLYWTGQLVSLIGTWMQSVAQGWLMHRLTSSALMLGVLGFMQFLPVLLLSLWAGVIVDSVDKRKLLLITQSAFLLQAALLATAVSTGVVKPWMVLALAFVFGTINALDLPVRQSIVVELAGKDDLSNAIALNSAAFNTARVVGPAIAGILLATVGEAGCFWINAVSYIAVIASIWRMDLEPRPGIRFNAKRAVEAMAEGIRYAKSVRPLRNLLALLGLTAGLGFQYMILLPVYVREILKVDAKAYGLLVSAFGLGSLVSAAWMTRNHDRWALRRNVFIGLFTAAIGMGIFAWSRALPLSLAMAFLAGSGLILYVATTNILLQISTEDRYRGRIMSLYTLMFVGTAPIGALVSGSIAQRFGAPVATSVSALVLLGGAIWMLRRLRVLADREAVPPTAGPAATEKVG, from the coding sequence ATGCCTCTGACCACCATCCGGGGCCACCTCGGAACCACCTTTCGCGCACTACGACACAGGAATTTCCGCCTCTACTGGACCGGGCAGCTCGTCTCCCTCATCGGCACCTGGATGCAGAGCGTGGCCCAAGGCTGGCTCATGCATCGCCTCACCTCCTCCGCCCTCATGCTGGGAGTGCTCGGCTTCATGCAGTTCCTCCCGGTGCTCCTGCTCTCCCTTTGGGCAGGGGTGATCGTCGACTCGGTGGACAAGCGAAAGCTTCTCCTCATCACTCAATCGGCGTTTCTCCTACAGGCGGCGTTGCTCGCGACGGCGGTCTCGACCGGGGTCGTGAAGCCCTGGATGGTTCTCGCGCTCGCGTTCGTTTTCGGCACCATCAACGCGTTGGACCTCCCGGTCCGGCAGTCCATCGTCGTGGAGCTGGCAGGGAAGGACGATCTCTCCAACGCGATCGCGCTCAATTCGGCGGCCTTCAACACGGCGAGGGTCGTGGGCCCCGCCATCGCCGGGATTCTCCTGGCCACCGTCGGTGAGGCCGGCTGTTTCTGGATCAACGCGGTGTCGTACATCGCGGTGATCGCGAGCATCTGGCGGATGGATCTCGAGCCCAGGCCCGGAATCCGGTTTAATGCAAAACGGGCGGTCGAAGCGATGGCGGAGGGGATTCGCTACGCGAAGAGCGTGCGACCGCTCCGGAATCTGCTCGCGCTTTTGGGACTGACCGCGGGCTTGGGGTTCCAGTACATGATTCTTCTCCCCGTATACGTGCGCGAAATTCTCAAGGTGGACGCGAAGGCGTATGGGCTCCTCGTCTCGGCGTTCGGGCTTGGCTCTCTGGTATCGGCCGCCTGGATGACCAGGAATCACGATCGCTGGGCGTTGCGCAGGAACGTCTTCATCGGCCTCTTTACCGCCGCGATCGGGATGGGAATCTTCGCCTGGTCGCGCGCGCTTCCCCTCAGCCTCGCGATGGCGTTCCTGGCGGGGTCTGGGCTGATTCTCTACGTTGCGACGACGAACATTCTTCTCCAGATCTCGACCGAGGATCGCTATCGCGGGCGCATCATGAGCCTCTATACGCTCATGTTCGTGGGCACGGCTCCAATCGGCGCGCTCGTGTCGGGATCGATCGCTCAGCGGTTCGGCGCCCCCGTCGCCACGTCCGTGAGCGCGCTCGTGCTCCTGGGCGGAGCGATCTGGATGCTGCGCCGCCTTCGCGTGCTCGCGGACCGCGAGGCAGTGCCGCCTACGGCGGGGCCTGCGGCGACGGAGAAGGTGGGTTAG
- a CDS encoding NAD(P)H-dependent oxidoreductase — MAERPPVEDRRLRVLVFAASLRKDSVNAALARLAARHASRHGAVVDLASMKEFDGPSYDPEVDARGDIPPGALELNRRLTANDAFVIASPEYNGSMPGLLKNAIDWASRFRPQPFHERHGLLMSASPSMGGGKSGLWALRIPLEHLGARVFPDMFSLAAAHTALSEEAIADARLQQRFEQNLHAFLDLAEAAKNYPCMKRAWVEFLGETPDMPADRME, encoded by the coding sequence ATGGCTGAACGACCTCCCGTGGAAGACCGGAGACTCCGCGTCCTAGTTTTCGCCGCGTCACTCCGAAAGGATTCCGTGAACGCGGCGTTGGCGCGCTTGGCGGCACGGCACGCGTCGCGCCACGGCGCCGTGGTCGACCTCGCCTCGATGAAGGAGTTCGACGGCCCATCCTACGACCCGGAAGTCGATGCTCGCGGTGACATCCCTCCGGGCGCGCTCGAGCTGAATCGCCGGCTCACGGCAAACGACGCGTTCGTGATTGCGTCGCCGGAGTACAACGGATCGATGCCCGGGCTGCTCAAGAACGCGATCGACTGGGCCTCACGGTTCCGGCCACAGCCGTTTCATGAGCGCCACGGGCTGCTGATGTCGGCTTCGCCGTCGATGGGAGGTGGGAAGAGTGGGCTTTGGGCGCTGCGGATTCCACTGGAGCACCTGGGTGCCAGGGTTTTCCCCGACATGTTCTCGCTGGCAGCGGCCCATACGGCGCTCTCCGAGGAGGCCATCGCCGATGCCAGGCTGCAGCAGCGGTTCGAGCAGAATCTACATGCATTCCTCGATCTGGCAGAGGCTGCGAAGAACTACCCTTGCATGAAGAGGGCGTGGGTCGAATTCCTCGGTGAGACACCGGACATGCCGGCGGACCGCATGGAATGA
- a CDS encoding tetratricopeptide repeat protein encodes MIGKKLRAYEITEEIGSGGMATVFRAYQPSMDRHVAIKVIHSNILHDQALRERFQREARLIARLEHPHLLPVYDFDGEHNPPYIVMRYLEGGTLKQVQQQGQVPRNEFLYILRQLAGALDYAHRQGVVHRDLKPSNVMIDREGNAFLTDFGIARAAGGGDKELTGTGLVIGTPGYMAPEQARADGVADKAADIYSLGVIAFEALTGSPPYDHENGFEVILAHMNSPIPKASERGADLPKAVDTVIARALAKERSDRFPTATEFVESLTRALKIKPSDAPTALQSMTQTISVDQLSALRKQKGGPETPGPDTPSDQQRQMTAVSIDLKELAEVLYERGSDAERVRSAMDALWSALSELAKGHAGATHSHTGEAGLILWGRDKAREDDSENAIRAALAMRDRVLAETRKVLGPKWEPTDESPLPFSAGITTGPVLLERESDSGTYTASGAPITLAGRLKDAAPPGGILVAHETYTLVRGVFTFTQGEPLRVRGRKDPIEVYVVTQVKPRAFRLRAQGIEGVETKMIGREIELRLLQEALTLTLEDGETQVVTVVGEAGVGKSRLLFEFSNWTDLQEQTVWFFQARATQPSMLEPYSLARDLFSFRFRILDSDPLSVVHEKFVEGVEQFLGKGSERKAHFIGQLVGFDFSSKPEMESALKDGDAFRRVAQGYLGELFTTASKVNPVMIHIEDIHWADDRSLDLLNNLVRDNTDLPLFVLCMARPSLYERRPQWGEGQRFHERIQLEPLSQLSSRRLVRELLKHVPEVPTGLRDLVVDRADGNPFYIEELIKALIDDRVILKGEQTWSVDTTRLSTVRVPATLTGVLQARLDTLPPQLYQLLQRVSVVGRIFWDAAAIHLSREAGGLKQPEVQAMLEDLRDREMILQREESGFAGTVEYVFRHAILRDVTYDTVIPRQRRALHKLVGDWLIEVGGERAGEHTLLVAEHYSRAEEASLAAAQLAKAGERAMQLATYEEAATLLQRAHEILTGSEHTVQRLGIEVLRANLESIRGHYPKAAEILKSALEEARTTGDARLLANILGQLGRVAMWQSDEVTMVKYVGEALDLSRKLGDKGALIFNLRQMGNAAVQTNPREARKYHEESVQLARQVGDKYSEAHGLNSLGIAYQLEGDMEMAMTTFGQSLRLNREREDRLNESMVLGNMAGVYAATGELETAERTAKESLAIAKDIGAISILPSGQAALAEICLRGGRDAEARAWCRTASETLRGMGVPPSQIALLYGILRIRSGDRPKGLAWIGFSRAHDPNKMEIAAIIRSFWEDIRGGASEADVEAALRAGEGLKLDDILAEAEREG; translated from the coding sequence ATGATCGGGAAGAAGCTGCGGGCCTACGAGATCACCGAGGAAATCGGCTCGGGTGGGATGGCGACTGTCTTCCGGGCCTACCAGCCGAGCATGGACCGCCACGTGGCCATCAAGGTCATCCACTCGAACATTCTCCACGATCAAGCGCTTCGGGAGCGCTTCCAGCGCGAGGCACGCCTCATCGCGCGGCTCGAGCATCCCCACCTTCTTCCGGTCTACGACTTCGATGGCGAGCACAACCCGCCGTACATCGTCATGCGGTACCTGGAGGGCGGCACCCTGAAGCAGGTGCAACAGCAGGGCCAGGTGCCGCGGAACGAGTTTCTCTACATCCTTCGCCAGCTGGCGGGGGCGCTCGACTACGCGCACCGGCAAGGAGTGGTGCACCGGGATCTCAAGCCGTCCAACGTGATGATCGATCGGGAGGGAAACGCGTTCCTCACCGATTTCGGGATCGCGCGCGCCGCCGGGGGAGGGGACAAGGAGCTGACGGGCACCGGGCTTGTGATCGGAACGCCCGGCTACATGGCTCCGGAGCAGGCCCGCGCGGATGGTGTGGCCGACAAGGCGGCCGACATCTACTCGCTCGGCGTGATCGCATTCGAGGCCCTGACGGGCTCGCCGCCCTATGACCACGAGAACGGTTTCGAGGTGATTCTGGCTCACATGAACAGTCCGATCCCGAAGGCGAGCGAGCGCGGCGCCGACCTGCCGAAGGCGGTCGACACGGTCATCGCCCGGGCGCTGGCCAAGGAGCGCAGCGATCGATTTCCCACTGCGACCGAGTTTGTGGAGTCTTTGACCCGCGCGCTCAAGATCAAGCCTAGCGATGCGCCGACGGCGCTCCAGTCGATGACCCAGACCATCTCGGTCGACCAGCTCTCCGCGCTCCGCAAGCAGAAAGGCGGGCCCGAAACTCCCGGCCCGGACACCCCGTCCGATCAGCAGCGACAAATGACCGCCGTTTCAATCGACCTGAAGGAGCTGGCGGAGGTGCTCTATGAGAGAGGGTCTGACGCCGAGCGCGTTCGCTCCGCGATGGACGCGCTTTGGTCGGCGCTGAGCGAGCTCGCGAAGGGGCACGCCGGCGCGACGCATAGTCACACCGGGGAGGCGGGCCTCATCCTGTGGGGCAGAGACAAGGCCCGCGAGGACGACTCCGAGAACGCGATCCGGGCCGCCTTGGCCATGCGCGATCGGGTCCTTGCCGAGACGCGCAAAGTGCTTGGACCTAAGTGGGAGCCAACCGACGAGAGCCCGCTTCCTTTCTCGGCGGGGATCACGACCGGCCCCGTACTTCTCGAGCGAGAATCGGACAGCGGGACCTACACCGCGAGCGGCGCGCCGATCACGCTCGCCGGCCGGCTCAAGGACGCCGCGCCTCCGGGCGGGATCCTCGTTGCGCATGAAACCTACACCCTGGTCCGCGGGGTCTTCACCTTCACGCAGGGAGAGCCGCTCCGCGTCCGCGGGCGCAAGGATCCGATCGAGGTCTACGTCGTCACCCAGGTGAAGCCGCGCGCGTTCCGCCTCCGGGCGCAAGGCATCGAGGGTGTCGAGACGAAGATGATCGGGCGCGAGATCGAGCTGCGCCTGTTGCAAGAAGCCTTGACCCTGACGCTCGAGGATGGAGAGACGCAGGTCGTCACGGTCGTCGGCGAGGCGGGCGTCGGAAAGTCCCGGCTCCTCTTCGAGTTCAGCAACTGGACCGACCTTCAGGAGCAGACGGTCTGGTTCTTCCAGGCGCGCGCCACGCAGCCCTCCATGCTGGAGCCCTACTCGCTCGCGCGGGATCTCTTTTCGTTCCGCTTCCGCATCCTGGATTCCGATCCCCTCTCCGTCGTGCACGAGAAATTCGTCGAGGGCGTGGAGCAGTTTTTGGGAAAGGGCTCCGAACGAAAGGCACACTTCATCGGCCAGCTCGTCGGCTTTGATTTTTCCAGCAAGCCGGAGATGGAGTCGGCGTTGAAGGATGGGGACGCCTTCCGCCGGGTGGCGCAGGGCTACCTGGGGGAGCTCTTCACGACGGCTTCGAAGGTGAATCCCGTCATGATCCACATCGAGGACATCCACTGGGCGGACGACCGATCCCTGGATCTCCTCAATAACCTTGTTCGCGACAACACCGACCTTCCGTTGTTCGTCCTCTGCATGGCTCGGCCGAGCCTGTACGAGCGTCGCCCGCAGTGGGGCGAGGGTCAGCGGTTCCACGAGCGCATCCAGCTCGAGCCTCTCTCCCAGCTCTCCAGCCGCAGGCTGGTTCGGGAGCTCCTGAAGCACGTCCCCGAGGTTCCCACCGGGCTTCGGGACCTGGTCGTCGATCGTGCCGATGGGAATCCGTTCTATATCGAGGAGCTGATCAAAGCCCTCATCGACGATCGCGTGATTCTCAAGGGGGAGCAGACCTGGTCGGTCGACACCACCCGGCTCTCCACCGTGCGTGTTCCGGCAACGCTCACGGGCGTCCTTCAAGCTCGGCTCGATACGCTGCCGCCCCAGCTATATCAGCTCCTGCAGCGGGTGTCGGTGGTGGGTCGCATCTTCTGGGACGCCGCGGCCATTCACCTGAGCCGCGAGGCTGGAGGCCTGAAGCAGCCCGAGGTCCAGGCGATGCTCGAGGACCTGCGTGATCGTGAGATGATTCTTCAGCGTGAGGAATCCGGGTTCGCGGGGACGGTCGAGTATGTGTTCCGCCACGCCATTCTTCGAGACGTCACCTACGATACCGTGATTCCGCGCCAACGGCGCGCCCTCCACAAGCTGGTCGGGGATTGGCTCATCGAGGTCGGCGGGGAGCGCGCCGGAGAGCACACCCTCCTCGTTGCCGAGCATTACAGCCGCGCAGAAGAGGCTTCGTTGGCGGCCGCCCAGCTGGCGAAGGCGGGTGAGCGGGCCATGCAGCTGGCCACCTACGAAGAGGCAGCCACGCTCCTTCAGCGGGCCCATGAGATTCTGACAGGCTCCGAGCACACCGTTCAGCGGCTCGGAATCGAGGTCCTGCGCGCGAACCTTGAGAGCATCCGGGGGCATTACCCGAAAGCCGCGGAAATCTTGAAGTCGGCGCTCGAGGAAGCCCGGACGACCGGAGATGCTCGCCTCCTGGCTAACATCCTGGGCCAGCTGGGAAGAGTCGCGATGTGGCAGAGCGACGAGGTTACGATGGTGAAATACGTCGGCGAAGCGCTCGATTTGTCTCGAAAGCTGGGAGACAAGGGTGCCTTGATCTTCAATCTTCGCCAGATGGGGAATGCGGCCGTTCAGACCAATCCACGAGAGGCCAGAAAGTACCACGAAGAGAGCGTGCAGCTGGCGCGCCAGGTGGGAGACAAATACAGTGAGGCACATGGACTGAATTCCCTCGGCATTGCCTACCAGCTCGAGGGCGACATGGAGATGGCCATGACTACGTTCGGGCAGTCGCTCCGGCTCAATCGCGAGCGCGAAGATCGACTCAACGAGTCCATGGTGCTCGGAAACATGGCGGGTGTCTACGCCGCCACCGGAGAGCTCGAGACGGCGGAACGCACCGCGAAGGAATCGCTGGCGATCGCGAAGGATATCGGAGCGATCTCCATTTTGCCTTCCGGTCAGGCCGCGCTCGCCGAGATTTGCCTGCGAGGTGGGCGCGATGCCGAAGCCCGTGCCTGGTGCCGAACGGCAAGCGAGACCCTCCGGGGCATGGGCGTTCCACCCTCCCAGATTGCGCTTCTCTACGGAATCCTCAGGATACGAAGCGGCGATCGGCCGAAGGGCCTTGCCTGGATCGGATTCTCGAGGGCTCACGATCCGAACAAGATGGAGATCGCAGCCATCATCCGCTCGTTTTGGGAGGACATCCGGGGCGGGGCCTCCGAGGCCGACGTGGAAGCGGCCCTGCGCGCCGGCGAGGGGCTGAAGTTGGACGACATTCTCGCGGAGGCGGAGCGGGAGGGGTAG
- a CDS encoding DoxX family membrane protein has translation MTLWSVSDRAWAILLARLILGLIFGMAGWGKLFQMGATQHAHRFFVDPYAATWIPTWLLWTLGLAIPYIEFAAGWLLFAGFLVRPALFALGAILAIVTYGHLLKDFLYEFHTHVIPRLALVLFLLVMPRGEDVVSLDYLIWRH, from the coding sequence ATGACGCTATGGTCTGTGTCCGATCGCGCTTGGGCCATCCTTCTTGCCCGACTCATCCTGGGCCTCATCTTCGGAATGGCGGGCTGGGGGAAGCTGTTCCAGATGGGGGCTACGCAGCACGCGCATCGATTCTTCGTCGATCCGTACGCCGCGACTTGGATCCCGACGTGGCTTCTCTGGACCTTGGGACTCGCGATCCCCTACATCGAGTTCGCGGCCGGGTGGCTTCTGTTCGCGGGATTCTTAGTGCGGCCGGCGCTCTTCGCCTTGGGAGCCATCCTCGCGATCGTCACGTACGGACACCTCTTGAAGGACTTTCTGTACGAGTTCCATACCCACGTGATCCCGAGGCTCGCTCTGGTGCTCTTCCTGCTCGTCATGCCGCGAGGCGAAGACGTGGTGTCCTTGGATTACCTGATCTGGCGGCACTAG
- a CDS encoding adenine nucleotide alpha hydrolase: MNQRRVLLSWSSGKDSAWTLHGLRTEPGTEIVALLTSFNDSANRVSMHAVRRELVEAQASELDLPLWPVLLPGPCSNEIYEREMGRAIARAREQRVTHIAFGDLFLEDIRDYRIRQLKGTGVEPLFPLWGTPSSTPDLAKRMLANGLKALVTCVDTQRLPETFLGRTFDTAFLEDLPPGVDPCGERGEFHTFCFGGAMFRSEIAVTTGQRVRDGQFGFIDVMPGNAVGSLAG; the protein is encoded by the coding sequence GTGAATCAGCGCCGCGTTCTGCTTTCGTGGAGCTCCGGGAAGGACAGCGCGTGGACGCTTCACGGCCTTCGCACCGAGCCGGGAACGGAGATCGTGGCTCTCCTGACGTCCTTCAACGACAGCGCCAACCGGGTTTCGATGCATGCGGTGCGGCGGGAGCTGGTTGAGGCACAGGCGTCGGAGCTAGACCTGCCGCTCTGGCCCGTGCTGCTTCCGGGGCCGTGCTCGAATGAGATCTACGAGCGCGAGATGGGACGCGCGATCGCGCGGGCCCGCGAGCAGCGCGTTACCCACATCGCCTTCGGCGATCTCTTCCTCGAGGATATCCGCGACTATCGTATTCGACAGCTGAAGGGGACCGGCGTGGAGCCCCTGTTTCCCCTGTGGGGAACACCCTCGTCAACGCCTGATCTTGCGAAGAGGATGCTCGCGAATGGTCTCAAGGCTCTGGTCACATGCGTTGATACGCAGAGACTCCCAGAGACGTTCCTTGGGAGAACCTTTGATACCGCGTTTCTGGAGGATCTCCCGCCGGGGGTAGATCCGTGCGGGGAACGGGGCGAGTTTCACACCTTCTGTTTCGGGGGCGCCATGTTTCGATCGGAAATCGCGGTAACGACGGGGCAGCGGGTCCGCGACGGGCAATTCGGATTCATCGATGTTATGCCTGGCAATGCGGTGGGTAGCCTTGCCGGCTAG
- a CDS encoding DUF899 domain-containing protein: MTKHMTGTREEWLAARLKLLKEEKELTRRSDEVARRRQELPWVRVDKEYRFETDEGSASLADLFRGRSQLLVYHFMFGPDYKAGCPSCSSIADGFNGSVVHLENHDVAMTAISRAPLAKLQAFKQRMGWTFPWASSHSGDFNFDFNVSLTEEAQRKGGVEYNYRREPAAPARASKPGEGDEGAMVFATMSGTDAATYMRERPGMSAFVLEDGVVYHTYSTYSRGVDGLWGMYQWLDRAPRGRNETGVWWHHHDKYGKG; this comes from the coding sequence ATGACGAAGCACATGACCGGGACACGTGAAGAGTGGCTCGCGGCCCGACTCAAGCTACTGAAGGAGGAGAAGGAGCTAACGCGCCGCAGCGACGAGGTTGCGCGGCGACGACAGGAGCTGCCCTGGGTTCGGGTCGACAAGGAGTATCGATTCGAGACCGACGAGGGGAGCGCCTCCCTGGCAGACCTCTTCCGAGGGCGCTCGCAGCTACTCGTTTACCACTTTATGTTCGGGCCCGACTACAAGGCGGGCTGTCCGTCCTGCTCGTCGATCGCGGACGGGTTCAACGGCTCCGTCGTCCATCTCGAGAACCATGACGTGGCTATGACCGCGATCTCGCGGGCCCCGCTCGCGAAACTGCAGGCGTTCAAGCAGCGGATGGGCTGGACGTTTCCCTGGGCGTCCTCGCACAGCGGCGACTTCAACTTCGACTTCAACGTCTCGCTCACCGAGGAGGCACAGCGCAAGGGCGGCGTCGAATACAACTATCGGCGCGAGCCGGCGGCGCCTGCGCGCGCGTCGAAACCGGGCGAAGGCGACGAGGGGGCCATGGTCTTCGCGACCATGAGCGGAACCGACGCGGCCACGTACATGCGCGAGAGGCCGGGCATGAGCGCGTTCGTGCTCGAGGACGGCGTCGTCTACCACACCTATTCTACGTATTCCCGCGGAGTGGACGGCCTATGGGGCATGTACCAGTGGCTCGACCGTGCGCCACGCGGGCGCAACGAGACGGGCGTCTGGTGGCACCACCACGACAAGTACGGCAAGGGCTGA
- a CDS encoding SRPBCC domain-containing protein: MVMPAATTNDLIVTITEEIRVNAPLEVTFAALLEELGQQHALEGDKPMPMKLEAWPGGRWYRDLGDDNGHLWGHVQAIKRPTLLEFTGPLFMSFAAANNVQYRLAPVDGGTLITFKHSAMGAIPEDQRAGMQKGWTQWNERVRKGAERAARS, translated from the coding sequence ATGGTCATGCCTGCAGCAACTACCAACGACCTGATCGTCACCATCACCGAGGAGATCCGCGTCAATGCGCCCCTGGAAGTGACGTTCGCCGCGCTCCTCGAGGAACTCGGGCAGCAGCACGCCCTGGAGGGCGACAAACCGATGCCCATGAAGCTCGAGGCGTGGCCCGGCGGGCGCTGGTACCGGGATCTCGGCGACGACAACGGACACCTCTGGGGACACGTCCAGGCCATCAAGCGCCCGACGCTGCTCGAATTCACGGGCCCGCTGTTCATGTCCTTCGCGGCGGCCAACAACGTACAGTACCGCCTCGCGCCCGTGGACGGCGGGACCCTCATCACGTTCAAGCACAGCGCGATGGGAGCGATTCCGGAGGACCAGCGGGCCGGCATGCAGAAAGGCTGGACGCAGTGGAACGAGCGCGTCCGGAAGGGCGCGGAGCGGGCCGCTCGTTCCTGA
- a CDS encoding helix-turn-helix transcriptional regulator yields MPRAATSSDVYNAVAEPHRRVILDFLAPAERSVGEVVAAVGLSQPSVSKHLRVLREVDLVRARRDGRRMFYRTNAEAIKPMHEWAGAYERYWQQQLRRIKRRAESRVHPKT; encoded by the coding sequence ATGCCAAGAGCAGCCACGAGCTCAGACGTATACAACGCGGTCGCCGAGCCGCATCGAAGGGTGATCCTCGATTTCCTGGCGCCCGCCGAGCGCTCGGTGGGTGAGGTCGTGGCCGCGGTAGGCCTCTCCCAGCCGTCGGTCTCGAAGCACCTGAGGGTGCTGCGCGAGGTGGATCTGGTTCGAGCGCGCCGCGACGGTCGCCGGATGTTTTACCGAACGAACGCCGAGGCGATCAAGCCCATGCACGAGTGGGCGGGCGCGTACGAGCGTTACTGGCAGCAGCAACTGCGCCGCATCAAGAGGCGCGCCGAATCGCGAGTTCATCCAAAAACATGA
- a CDS encoding GNAT family N-acetyltransferase: protein MISIRPASKSDLVALGRFGAALMRQHHASDPRRFILTDRPEDGYGRFLVSQLASPDSLVLVAERENEIVGYVFAGIEPTAWRDLRGPCGFIHDVYVHESARRQGAGQSLLRAAIEWAHSRGMAQVVLWSKAHNDGAQRLFAKLGFRDTMIEMTLDGNAEGQ from the coding sequence ATGATCAGCATCCGACCGGCTTCAAAATCCGACTTGGTGGCGCTCGGTCGCTTTGGCGCCGCGCTCATGCGCCAACACCATGCGTCCGATCCCCGCCGCTTCATCCTGACGGACCGACCGGAGGACGGATACGGGCGGTTTCTCGTCTCGCAGCTCGCGAGTCCAGACAGCCTGGTGCTTGTCGCAGAGCGCGAGAATGAGATCGTTGGGTACGTCTTTGCCGGAATTGAGCCCACGGCTTGGAGGGACCTGCGAGGCCCGTGCGGATTCATCCACGACGTTTATGTCCACGAGAGCGCGCGGCGCCAGGGCGCGGGACAAAGCCTTCTACGCGCGGCGATCGAATGGGCTCACTCGAGGGGAATGGCACAAGTCGTGCTCTGGAGTAAGGCGCACAACGATGGCGCGCAGCGCCTGTTCGCGAAGCTCGGTTTCCGCGATACGATGATCGAGATGACGCTGGACGGGAACGCTGAAGGACAATGA